From the Desulfovibrio sp. JY genome, one window contains:
- a CDS encoding lipoprotein-releasing ABC transporter permease subunit codes for MSFEYFIAKRYLLARQKQAFISVISLISILGVGLGVASLIVVVGVMNGFSSELRDKILGINAHMVAAVAGGALHHYRDDMKKVEAVPGVLGATPFVYTEVMLSSPRGVKGVVLRGVDPVSAGKVLALPQEMVAGKLTDLDTPGLFPGIIVGRELADRLGLSIGDTINLMSPAGKESAAGFSPKVKTFTIRGLFKTGMYEYDSTLAYVTIPAAQELLGFKRDIATGLELKVADVDAVTQLVGKVRDAMGGPPVYVRTWIDMNGNLFKALHLEKTAMFVILVMIVLVGSFSIITTLVMLVMEKTRDIAILMSMGATAKNIRNIFMLQGTIIGVVGTALGYILGLGVALALEKYQFIKIPGDVYPMDHLPVRLDWPDLTVIGVTALALCFLATLYPARQAARLEPAEALRHD; via the coding sequence ATGAGTTTCGAATACTTCATCGCCAAACGCTACCTTTTGGCCCGCCAGAAGCAGGCCTTCATCTCCGTCATCTCGCTCATTTCCATCCTCGGGGTGGGGCTCGGGGTGGCGTCCCTGATCGTCGTGGTCGGGGTGATGAACGGCTTCTCCTCGGAGCTTCGCGACAAGATCCTCGGCATCAACGCCCACATGGTCGCGGCCGTGGCCGGCGGGGCCTTGCACCATTATCGCGACGACATGAAGAAGGTCGAGGCCGTGCCCGGGGTGCTCGGGGCCACGCCCTTCGTCTACACCGAGGTCATGCTGTCGAGCCCGCGCGGGGTCAAGGGCGTGGTGCTGCGCGGGGTGGACCCGGTCTCGGCCGGCAAGGTGCTGGCCCTGCCCCAGGAGATGGTGGCGGGCAAGCTGACCGATCTCGATACGCCGGGGCTTTTCCCGGGCATCATCGTCGGGCGCGAACTGGCCGACCGCCTGGGCCTGTCCATCGGCGACACCATCAATCTCATGTCGCCGGCGGGCAAGGAAAGCGCGGCCGGATTTTCGCCCAAGGTCAAGACCTTCACCATCCGGGGCCTTTTTAAGACCGGCATGTACGAATACGATTCGACCCTGGCCTACGTCACCATCCCCGCCGCCCAGGAGCTTTTGGGATTCAAGCGCGACATCGCCACGGGCCTGGAGCTCAAGGTGGCCGACGTCGACGCGGTGACGCAGCTTGTGGGCAAGGTGCGCGACGCCATGGGCGGGCCGCCGGTCTACGTGCGCACCTGGATCGACATGAACGGCAATCTTTTCAAGGCGTTGCACCTGGAAAAGACGGCCATGTTCGTGATCCTGGTCATGATCGTGCTGGTGGGCTCGTTTTCCATCATCACGACCCTCGTCATGCTGGTCATGGAAAAGACCCGCGACATCGCCATCCTCATGTCCATGGGGGCCACGGCGAAAAACATCCGCAATATTTTCATGCTCCAGGGCACGATCATCGGCGTGGTGGGCACGGCGCTCGGCTACATCCTGGGACTTGGCGTGGCCCTGGCCCTGGAAAAATACCAGTTCATCAAGATTCCGGGCGACGTCTATCCCATGGACCACCTGCCCGTGCGCCTGGACTGGCCGGACCTGACCGTCATCGGCGTCACGGCCCTGGCCCTGTGTTTTTTGGCCACCCTGTATCCGGCCCGGCAGGCCGCGCGCCTGGAACCGGCGGAGGCGTTGCGCCATGACTGA
- the bamA gene encoding outer membrane protein assembly factor BamA encodes MRAMKRIGLKGLILAACLVALAVGQALAQSGKVLVLPFEINAADALQSVQKSLPRILIDKLKAAGVAAVAEGTTPANDATAARRQAASAKAEYVVYGSMSKVGEAISLDARVAKVSGGEPATVFATAKNLMGLDAAAADLAQKIKNQVSAVGSTDRIVEVDVEGNSILDKEVVLLKIKSQVNQNYDPKAVNEDIKKLFDMGYFDDVQVRLDNVPGGKKLTFVVKEKPRIQAIGVTGNGDVKKDDILEVMSTKAGGVLNLKVLADDLGKIRELYSKKGYYKTEVTYELEQTDPRVARLNIIIKEPKKLYIKEVKIEGAKQIDPSDLKAELATSTRHFWSWITGSGVLKEEMLERDAAALEAYYANRGFVDAKVGQPEVVYGDDGITVIFRVEEGDRYKVGKVSFSGDLLYDEPKLMDRIKLDELSAKGDYFNRSVVRDDLNSLAELYADDGYAFAEADVDMQKHADTKIIDIVYVVNKGRKVYVRRVSIEGNEKTRDNVVRREVKLADGDLFSGSKLRRSNERLDKLEYFEKVDIETVPTDNPNEVDIKVKVKDKNTGSISLGAGYSTSDSVFFGGSVEEKNLFGKGYHAKFQGMFSGKSSRGILSFTNPRLYDSNLAVGADVYEVYRAYDDFKKTTTGGKLRFAYPLGEYTVLSWDYRLDHYHIYHLNWNSSSVIQQSAGWHWSSSVYAEVDRDTVDSATKPTKGTKNTLSLEYAGGAVGGDDAFVKPMFTSNFFQPLPLDLVFHWRGQAGVLFPNSGGDIPVYERFYLGGINNVRGYELDKISPKDPWTHERIGGKAEFFTNFETIFPISKSNGLLGVVFFDAGNSWRNYYDVDFDFYKSVGAGIRWYSPLGLIRVEYGYGLDAEKHNLQPSQVGFSMGQTF; translated from the coding sequence ATGCGAGCAATGAAACGTATCGGTCTTAAGGGGCTCATCCTTGCGGCCTGCCTGGTGGCGTTGGCTGTGGGGCAGGCCCTGGCCCAGTCCGGAAAGGTGCTGGTGCTGCCCTTTGAGATCAACGCGGCCGACGCCCTGCAGTCCGTTCAAAAGAGCCTTCCCCGTATTTTGATCGACAAGCTCAAGGCCGCTGGCGTCGCCGCCGTGGCCGAGGGCACGACCCCGGCCAACGACGCGACCGCCGCCCGGCGCCAGGCCGCCTCGGCCAAGGCCGAGTATGTGGTCTACGGCAGCATGTCCAAGGTGGGCGAGGCGATAAGCCTCGACGCCCGCGTGGCCAAGGTCTCCGGCGGCGAGCCGGCCACGGTCTTCGCCACGGCCAAGAACCTCATGGGCCTCGATGCCGCCGCGGCCGATCTGGCCCAGAAGATCAAGAACCAGGTTTCGGCCGTGGGCTCCACGGACCGCATTGTCGAGGTGGATGTCGAAGGCAACTCCATCCTCGACAAGGAAGTGGTCCTTTTAAAGATCAAGAGCCAGGTCAACCAGAATTACGACCCCAAGGCCGTCAACGAGGACATCAAAAAGCTCTTCGACATGGGCTATTTCGATGACGTCCAGGTGCGCCTGGACAATGTCCCGGGCGGCAAGAAGCTGACCTTCGTGGTCAAGGAAAAACCGCGTATCCAGGCTATCGGCGTCACCGGCAACGGCGACGTGAAAAAGGACGACATCCTGGAGGTCATGAGCACCAAGGCCGGCGGCGTGCTCAACCTCAAGGTGCTGGCCGACGACCTGGGCAAGATCCGCGAGCTCTACAGCAAGAAGGGCTACTACAAGACCGAGGTCACCTACGAGCTGGAACAGACCGATCCCCGGGTGGCCCGCCTCAATATCATCATCAAGGAGCCCAAGAAGCTCTACATCAAGGAAGTCAAGATCGAGGGCGCCAAGCAGATCGATCCCAGCGACCTGAAAGCCGAGCTGGCCACCTCCACCCGCCATTTCTGGTCCTGGATCACCGGATCGGGCGTGCTCAAGGAAGAGATGCTTGAGCGCGACGCCGCCGCCCTTGAAGCCTACTATGCCAACCGTGGCTTCGTTGACGCCAAGGTGGGCCAGCCCGAAGTGGTGTACGGCGACGACGGCATCACCGTCATCTTCCGGGTGGAAGAGGGCGATCGCTACAAAGTCGGCAAGGTGTCCTTCTCCGGCGACCTGCTCTACGACGAGCCCAAGCTCATGGACCGCATCAAGCTCGACGAGCTTTCGGCCAAGGGTGATTACTTCAACCGCTCGGTGGTGCGCGACGACCTGAACTCCCTGGCCGAGCTCTACGCCGACGACGGTTACGCTTTCGCCGAAGCCGACGTGGACATGCAAAAGCATGCCGACACCAAGATCATCGACATCGTCTACGTGGTCAACAAGGGCCGCAAGGTCTATGTGCGCCGCGTTTCCATCGAGGGCAACGAAAAGACCCGCGACAACGTGGTCCGCCGCGAGGTCAAGCTCGCCGACGGCGACCTCTTCTCCGGCTCCAAGCTGCGTCGTTCCAACGAGCGCCTGGACAAGCTCGAGTACTTCGAGAAGGTCGACATCGAGACCGTGCCCACCGACAATCCGAACGAAGTGGACATCAAGGTCAAGGTCAAGGACAAGAACACCGGTTCGATCAGCCTCGGCGCCGGTTACTCCACCTCGGACAGCGTGTTCTTCGGCGGCTCGGTCGAGGAGAAAAACCTCTTCGGCAAGGGCTACCACGCCAAGTTCCAGGGCATGTTCAGCGGCAAGTCCAGCCGGGGCATCCTGTCGTTCACCAACCCGCGGCTGTACGACTCCAACCTGGCCGTGGGCGCGGACGTCTACGAAGTCTATCGCGCGTACGACGACTTCAAGAAGACCACCACCGGCGGCAAGCTCCGCTTTGCCTATCCCCTTGGCGAATACACCGTGCTGTCCTGGGATTATCGCCTGGACCACTACCACATCTACCATCTCAACTGGAACTCCTCGAGCGTGATCCAGCAGTCGGCCGGCTGGCACTGGTCGAGTTCGGTCTATGCCGAAGTCGACCGCGACACCGTGGACAGCGCCACCAAGCCGACCAAGGGCACCAAGAACACCCTGTCCCTGGAATACGCCGGCGGCGCGGTGGGCGGCGACGACGCCTTCGTCAAGCCCATGTTCACCTCGAACTTCTTCCAGCCGTTGCCCCTTGACCTCGTCTTCCACTGGCGCGGTCAGGCTGGCGTGCTGTTCCCCAACTCCGGCGGCGACATCCCGGTCTACGAGCGCTTCTACCTCGGCGGCATCAACAACGTGCGTGGTTACGAGCTCGACAAGATCTCGCCCAAGGATCCCTGGACCCATGAGCGTATCGGCGGCAAGGCGGAGTTCTTCACCAACTTTGAAACCATCTTCCCCATCAGCAAATCCAACGGTCTGCTCGGTGTCGTCTTCTTCGACGCCGGTAATTCCTGGCGCAATTACTACGATGTCGATTTCGACTTCTACAAGAGCGTCGGCGCGGGCATCCGTTGGTACTCGCCGTTGGGTCTCATCCGGGTGGAATACGGCTACGGCCTCGATGCCGAGAAACATAATCTGCAACCGTCGCAGGTCGGCTTCTCCATGGGGCAGACCTTCTAG
- a CDS encoding SAM-dependent methyltransferase, with protein sequence MPDTDSPASLLALSDAYWKTSALHAGAMLDVFSTIGDAALTPAEIAAACACDPRAMGMLVKALAAMGLLVGDGGRYRQTAQARTFLDKRSPRYVGSIIRHHHRIMAAWAGLPESIRTGGPQERPMDAAQTAGDREDFLMGMFNLAMAIAPGLAASLDLSGRKRLVDVGGGPGTYAVHFCLAHPGLRASVFDLPTSQAFADGVRRRFGVADRVDFVPGDYLRDPIPGGYDAAWLSQIFHAEDRAGCLTILKKTVAALEPGGLVLIHEFMLDDEGDGPEFAALFALNMLVLTERGQSYAVGEIRDMMAEAGLTDIGLLDFIGPNGSRVLRGTKG encoded by the coding sequence ATGCCCGATACGGACAGTCCCGCTTCCCTGCTCGCGCTTTCCGACGCCTACTGGAAAACCAGCGCCCTGCACGCCGGGGCCATGCTCGACGTGTTTTCGACCATCGGCGACGCGGCCCTGACCCCGGCCGAGATCGCCGCCGCCTGCGCCTGCGATCCGCGCGCCATGGGCATGCTCGTCAAGGCCCTGGCCGCCATGGGGCTTCTCGTCGGGGACGGCGGCCGCTACCGGCAGACGGCGCAGGCCAGGACGTTTTTGGACAAGCGCTCCCCGCGCTACGTCGGCTCGATCATCCGCCACCACCATCGGATCATGGCCGCCTGGGCCGGGCTGCCCGAGTCCATCCGCACCGGCGGGCCGCAAGAGCGGCCCATGGATGCGGCCCAGACGGCCGGCGACCGCGAGGATTTCCTCATGGGCATGTTCAACCTGGCCATGGCCATCGCGCCGGGGCTTGCCGCCTCCCTCGACCTGTCCGGCCGCAAGCGGCTGGTGGACGTGGGCGGCGGGCCGGGAACCTATGCCGTGCATTTCTGCCTGGCCCATCCCGGGCTGCGGGCGTCGGTATTTGACCTGCCCACGTCGCAAGCCTTCGCCGACGGGGTGCGCCGGCGCTTCGGCGTGGCCGACCGGGTGGATTTCGTGCCCGGCGATTACCTGCGTGATCCCATCCCCGGCGGCTACGACGCGGCCTGGCTGTCCCAGATTTTCCATGCCGAGGACCGGGCGGGCTGCCTGACGATCCTCAAAAAGACCGTCGCCGCCCTCGAGCCCGGCGGGCTGGTCCTCATCCACGAGTTCATGCTCGACGACGAAGGCGACGGGCCGGAATTCGCCGCGCTTTTCGCGCTCAACATGCTGGTGCTCACGGAACGCGGCCAGTCCTATGCCGTGGGTGAGATCCGGGACATGATGGCCGAGGCGGGGCTGACGGATATCGGCCTGCTCGATTTTATCGGCCCCAACGGCTCCCGGGTGCTGCGCGGGACCAAGGGCTGA
- a CDS encoding helix-turn-helix domain-containing protein has translation MQAHTKKPLTDAVELCFTGPASKRQEAVDCLRGLGFEAKETPSRPWREVLPFKDEELPGVFLAGARYREGLTQVALAEATGIPRRHISEMENGRRPIGKKNARLLAEALKIDPRRLLAV, from the coding sequence ATGCAGGCACACACGAAAAAGCCCCTTACTGATGCCGTGGAGCTTTGTTTTACTGGCCCGGCGTCCAAGCGCCAGGAAGCGGTGGACTGCCTGCGGGGGCTTGGCTTTGAGGCCAAGGAAACCCCGTCCAGGCCCTGGCGGGAAGTGCTGCCCTTTAAGGACGAGGAATTGCCCGGCGTCTTCCTTGCCGGGGCGCGCTATCGGGAAGGTCTGACCCAGGTCGCCCTTGCCGAGGCAACCGGCATTCCGCGCCGCCATATTTCCGAGATGGAGAACGGACGCCGGCCCATTGGGAAGAAGAATGCCCGGCTTCTGGCCGAGGCCCTGAAGATCGACCCCAGGCGACTGCTGGCTGTGTAG
- a CDS encoding ABC transporter ATP-binding protein encodes MTDAAPLYELIRVRKAYQGPAEEVVVLKNLDFTIPAGDSMAILGASGSGKSTLLHLLGALDRPTSGEVRFRGRDLAALTPAEAARVRNREIGFVFQFHHLLPEFSTLENVAMPALIAGIARREAFDRAKASLSLVGLDERAGHRVTTLSGGERQRAAIARAVLLRPGVLLADEPTGNLDEATGAKVGEVLARLNAELGMTLVVVTHNHNLAALMGRRLELQGGELYASNETYRS; translated from the coding sequence ATGACTGATGCCGCCCCGCTGTACGAACTGATCCGGGTGCGAAAGGCCTATCAAGGACCGGCCGAAGAGGTCGTGGTCCTGAAAAACCTGGATTTCACCATCCCGGCCGGCGATTCCATGGCCATTCTCGGCGCGTCGGGCTCGGGCAAGTCCACGTTGCTGCACCTGCTCGGGGCCCTGGATCGGCCCACTTCCGGCGAGGTCCGGTTCCGCGGGCGGGACCTGGCCGCGCTGACGCCGGCGGAAGCGGCCCGCGTGCGCAACCGGGAAATCGGCTTTGTCTTTCAATTTCATCATCTGCTTCCGGAATTTTCGACACTGGAGAACGTGGCCATGCCGGCGCTTATCGCAGGCATCGCGCGGCGCGAAGCTTTTGACCGGGCCAAGGCATCTTTATCGCTCGTGGGACTTGATGAAAGGGCCGGACACAGGGTAACAACGCTTTCCGGGGGAGAGAGACAGAGGGCGGCCATCGCCCGTGCTGTCCTGTTACGGCCAGGCGTTCTTCTGGCCGACGAACCCACCGGCAACCTGGACGAAGCCACAGGCGCCAAGGTGGGCGAGGTTCTCGCCCGTCTAAACGCCGAGCTTGGCATGACATTGGTTGTGGTCACGCACAACCATAACCTGGCCGCCCTCATGGGCCGGAGACTGGAGCTGCAGGGTGGAGAACTCTATGCGAGCAATGAAACGTATCGGTCTTAA
- the lysS gene encoding lysine--tRNA ligase produces the protein MGTDAPRKKEYKLPVKSKRVEDFRPLLESLDARDELNEVFKNRISKAVQLLDADVPLYPNDFEKGDEIGVVATTHEPLDEAGLAALDRTFRLAGRIVALRSFGKVAFFTLQDSSGRLQVFAERDTLGTDAYSTFKKFDIGDIVGVAGKLFRTKTGELTVHAAEVKLLTKSMRPLPEKYHGLKDVETRYRQRYVDLIVTPKAVEIFKARTKIVRELRAFLDTAGFMEVETPMMQAIPGGATAKPFITHHNALDMSLYMRIAPELYLKRLLVGGFEKVYEVGRNFRNEGISTRHNPEFTMCEFYWAFARYNDLMDLTERLFGHLARSVTGSDAVEYQGQTIHLGPGWARVPFHESLATIGGIDPAVYNDFDAAKALVEKSGEKVLKGEKLGKVQAKLFDIFVEPKLIEPHFIYHYPTEISPLSRRNTEDPTITDRFELFIAGREMANAFSELNDPVDQRLRFEEQVREKEAGDDEAHRMDDDYVRALEYGMPPAAGEGIGIDRLVMLLTDQASIREVILFPLLRPEGAPGS, from the coding sequence GTGGGCACTGACGCGCCACGCAAGAAAGAATACAAGCTCCCGGTCAAGTCCAAGCGGGTGGAAGACTTCCGGCCACTCCTCGAAAGCCTCGACGCCCGCGATGAACTGAACGAGGTCTTCAAAAACCGCATCTCCAAGGCCGTACAGCTGCTTGATGCGGATGTGCCGCTATACCCCAACGACTTCGAGAAGGGCGACGAGATCGGCGTCGTGGCCACCACCCACGAGCCCCTCGACGAGGCCGGGCTCGCGGCCCTGGACCGGACGTTTCGTCTGGCCGGGCGCATCGTGGCCCTGCGTTCCTTCGGCAAGGTGGCTTTTTTCACCCTCCAGGACTCGTCCGGCCGGTTGCAGGTCTTTGCCGAGCGCGACACCCTGGGCACGGACGCCTATTCCACCTTCAAGAAGTTCGACATCGGCGACATCGTCGGCGTCGCGGGCAAGCTGTTTCGCACCAAGACCGGCGAACTGACCGTGCATGCCGCCGAGGTCAAGCTCCTCACCAAGTCCATGCGGCCGCTGCCCGAGAAGTACCATGGCCTCAAGGACGTGGAAACGCGCTACCGGCAGCGCTATGTGGACCTGATCGTCACGCCCAAGGCGGTGGAGATCTTCAAGGCCCGCACCAAGATCGTGCGCGAACTGCGCGCCTTCCTGGATACCGCCGGCTTCATGGAGGTGGAAACCCCCATGATGCAGGCCATCCCCGGCGGCGCCACGGCCAAGCCCTTTATCACGCACCACAATGCGCTCGACATGAGCCTTTACATGCGCATCGCCCCGGAGCTCTACCTCAAGCGGCTGCTCGTCGGCGGCTTCGAGAAGGTCTACGAGGTGGGGCGCAACTTCCGCAACGAAGGCATCTCCACCCGCCACAACCCGGAATTCACCATGTGCGAGTTCTACTGGGCCTTTGCCCGGTACAACGACCTCATGGACCTGACCGAGCGGCTCTTCGGCCACCTCGCCCGTTCCGTGACCGGCAGCGACGCCGTGGAGTACCAGGGCCAGACCATCCACCTCGGCCCGGGCTGGGCCAGGGTGCCTTTCCACGAGTCCCTGGCCACCATCGGCGGCATCGATCCGGCGGTCTATAACGACTTCGACGCGGCCAAGGCGCTGGTGGAAAAGAGCGGCGAGAAGGTGCTCAAGGGCGAAAAGCTGGGCAAGGTCCAGGCCAAGCTCTTCGACATCTTCGTCGAGCCCAAGCTCATCGAGCCCCATTTCATCTATCATTATCCCACGGAAATCTCGCCGTTGTCGCGCCGCAACACCGAAGACCCGACCATCACCGACCGCTTCGAGCTGTTCATTGCCGGCCGCGAGATGGCCAACGCCTTTTCCGAGCTCAACGATCCCGTGGACCAGCGTCTGCGTTTCGAGGAGCAGGTCCGCGAAAAGGAAGCCGGCGACGACGAGGCCCACCGCATGGACGACGATTACGTGCGGGCGCTGGAGTACGGCATGCCGCCGGCGGCCGGAGAGGGCATCGGCATCGACAGGCTCGTCATGCTGCTCACCGACCAGGCCTCCATCCGTGAGGTGATCCTGTTTCCGTTGCTGCGGCCCGAGGGCGCGCCGGGTTCATGA
- a CDS encoding glycosyltransferase family 2 protein — protein MKNLFFKRVTVIDWLYGLTLLTTVTASGTAACAVLRDQEFLAAFLESDLLVLYGDLGLALAPATALLLAWRVWLASRYRAFPPAPDAALPTVRIVIPAYNEGAQVLATIRSVMASDYPHGKMRVIGVDDGSRDDTWQWMERAAAEFPDRVRLVRLARNGGKRHALLTGFADATEEAFVTIDSDSEIKPDTLRHLLSPLAASPTVGAVAGNVRVLNLATCGPIPKMLEVSFTLSFDFLRRGQSVYGGVLCTPGALAAYRASVLAPELAAWAGQTFLGQPANIGEDRALSNIVLAKGFRVVYQHEAVVFTTLPEKYRGLCRMLLRWARSNVRESLVMARYLYRPLGRSDAGTGWLRLAGTVELVFLPLTEAFKVALLLRFLLSPLAMAQAAAASCALAAVVPGIVYHRRRPGIFGWQWALCYTFFWLFGLSWISLWGLCSAGCSGWLTRRLPQTPQTGLTALKEHREAA, from the coding sequence ATGAAAAACTTATTTTTCAAGCGTGTTACAGTCATCGACTGGCTCTATGGCCTGACCCTCCTCACGACCGTGACCGCCAGCGGCACGGCGGCCTGCGCCGTGTTGCGGGACCAGGAGTTCCTGGCCGCCTTTCTCGAAAGCGACCTGCTCGTGCTGTACGGCGACCTGGGTCTGGCCCTGGCCCCGGCAACGGCCTTGCTTCTGGCCTGGCGCGTGTGGCTGGCCAGTCGCTACCGCGCCTTCCCGCCCGCCCCGGACGCGGCCCTGCCCACGGTCCGCATCGTCATTCCCGCCTACAACGAAGGGGCGCAGGTCCTGGCCACCATCCGCTCGGTCATGGCCAGCGACTACCCGCACGGTAAGATGCGGGTCATCGGCGTGGATGACGGCTCCCGCGACGACACCTGGCAGTGGATGGAACGGGCGGCGGCGGAATTTCCGGACCGGGTGCGGCTCGTGCGCCTGGCGCGAAACGGCGGCAAGCGCCACGCCTTGCTCACGGGCTTTGCCGACGCCACCGAGGAGGCCTTCGTCACCATCGATTCGGACTCGGAGATAAAGCCCGACACCCTGCGCCACCTGCTCTCCCCCCTGGCCGCCTCGCCGACCGTCGGCGCAGTGGCCGGCAACGTCCGCGTGCTCAACCTTGCGACCTGCGGCCCCATCCCCAAGATGCTGGAAGTGTCCTTCACCCTGTCCTTCGATTTCCTGCGGCGCGGCCAGAGCGTCTACGGCGGGGTGTTATGCACGCCCGGAGCATTGGCCGCCTACCGGGCCTCGGTGCTGGCCCCGGAGCTTGCCGCCTGGGCCGGGCAGACGTTTCTCGGCCAGCCGGCCAACATCGGCGAGGACCGGGCCCTGTCCAACATCGTGCTGGCCAAGGGCTTCCGGGTCGTCTACCAGCACGAGGCCGTGGTCTTCACCACGCTGCCCGAAAAATACCGGGGGCTTTGCCGGATGCTTTTGCGCTGGGCCCGCAGCAACGTGCGCGAGAGCCTGGTCATGGCGCGCTATCTCTACCGGCCGCTTGGCCGCAGTGACGCCGGCACGGGCTGGCTGCGTCTGGCCGGCACGGTGGAGCTTGTCTTCCTGCCGCTGACTGAAGCGTTCAAGGTCGCGCTTTTGTTGCGCTTCCTGCTCTCCCCCCTGGCCATGGCCCAGGCCGCCGCAGCCAGTTGCGCCCTGGCGGCGGTCGTTCCGGGCATCGTCTACCATCGGCGGCGGCCCGGGATATTCGGCTGGCAGTGGGCGCTTTGCTACACCTTCTTCTGGCTCTTCGGCCTGTCCTGGATTTCCCTGTGGGGGCTTTGCAGCGCCGGCTGTTCCGGCTGGCTCACCCGCCGGCTGCCGCAGACGCCCCAAACGGGACTCACTGCCCTGAAAGAGCATCGGGAAGCCGCCTAA
- a CDS encoding cytotoxic translational repressor of toxin-antitoxin stability system, with protein sequence MGWKVNIAAKTEKRVMRLPLQVQKALALLIADIEAGGPVRGDWPNYSRLPGNRHHCHLKKGKPTYVAVWEDVAGQIKVIEVVYAGTHEKAPY encoded by the coding sequence ATGGGCTGGAAAGTCAACATCGCGGCCAAGACCGAAAAGCGGGTCATGCGCCTCCCGCTCCAGGTTCAAAAAGCCCTGGCGCTCCTGATCGCGGACATCGAGGCCGGCGGTCCTGTGCGCGGCGACTGGCCGAACTATTCACGGCTGCCCGGCAACCGGCATCATTGCCACCTGAAGAAGGGAAAACCGACCTACGTCGCCGTATGGGAGGACGTGGCCGGGCAAATCAAGGTCATCGAGGTTGTTTATGCAGGCACACACGAAAAAGCCCCTTACTGA
- a CDS encoding LPXTG cell wall anchor domain-containing protein: MSMNDLAIIAGAIVVLALIGFVFYKRIIKN; the protein is encoded by the coding sequence ATGAGCATGAACGATTTAGCCATCATTGCCGGCGCGATCGTGGTTTTGGCCCTGATCGGATTCGTTTTCTACAAGCGGATCATCAAGAATTGA
- a CDS encoding Crp/Fnr family transcriptional regulator has protein sequence MRLTDADLLAELDKPEFAAARGAFVSRRYAKGRQVFSPREAQNSLFIVAKGRARVYLAYKDKEFTMAILDVGDVYTTHTRAHVEALDDLELLEADVAAVRRFFTSMPALTTAMVKVLGDLLSHAFSVIDGLAFHDVRRRLIHLLLHEAGQVSAGDDPAHCFAHGLSIEQLATIVGSSRQTVSSLLNGLERDGVIELRTRGVICVPDITALQALAEA, from the coding sequence ATGCGCCTGACCGACGCCGACCTGCTGGCCGAACTGGACAAGCCCGAATTCGCCGCCGCGCGAGGGGCCTTCGTCAGCCGCCGCTACGCCAAGGGGCGGCAGGTCTTTTCCCCGCGCGAAGCCCAGAACAGCCTCTTCATCGTGGCCAAGGGCCGGGCCAGGGTCTACCTGGCCTACAAGGACAAGGAATTCACCATGGCCATCCTCGACGTCGGCGACGTCTACACCACCCACACGCGCGCCCATGTCGAGGCCCTGGACGATCTCGAACTGCTGGAGGCCGACGTGGCCGCCGTGCGCCGGTTCTTTACCTCCATGCCGGCCCTGACCACGGCCATGGTCAAGGTGCTCGGCGACCTGCTCTCCCATGCCTTTTCGGTCATCGACGGCCTGGCCTTTCACGACGTGCGCCGCCGGCTGATCCATCTGCTGCTCCACGAGGCCGGGCAGGTTTCGGCCGGCGACGACCCCGCGCACTGCTTCGCCCATGGGCTCAGCATCGAACAGCTGGCCACCATCGTGGGCTCCTCGCGCCAGACCGTGTCGTCGCTTTTAAACGGCCTCGAGCGCGACGGCGTCATCGAGCTGCGGACCCGGGGCGTGATCTGCGTGCCGGACATCACGGCCCTGCAAGCCCTGGCCGAGGCCTGA